The Bacillales bacterium DNA window CAACAAATGTTGTGGATTTTGATCGACGGAGCCAAATATACGATCGGCATGGCGGTGGCGATTTCATTGGCGGCCATGGTTTTGGCCGTCGGTTGCGGATTCGCTATGAACGCGCTTCCGAAGTGGATCAGCATGCCTTTGGCCGAATCCTTTGAAGCCTTTCACTTTGTTCCGCTGGCGTTGTTTGTGTATTGGTTGGTTGCACCGGTCCTTAAATTATTCAATTGGAGTTACGGGGCAGAGGTCGAGTTCTTTTTCCCGATTTGCGTGTTGATTGGATTGTCGGTTCCCATTCTTGCCGTTTACGTCTACCGAGAAACGAGAGAAATTGCGAGACGTGAATATATCGTCAACGCAAAAGTATTGGGGCCAAGCCGATTCCATATTTATCGAAAACACGTGTTGCCCTTGTTCATGCCGAAACTGCTCGTGATTTTTTCTCAACAAGTTGGAAGAGTATTATTGGTGTTCGCGCAACTTGGCTTGCTGAACGTGTTCATTGGCGGAGGAACGGAAAAAGTGGTCGGGCATGAGCTTGTGAAAAATGAACAAGGGATCATGGAAGAAGTGGAAATCTTGAGTATGTTCTCCAACAGTCATGAATGGGCAGGGCTGATCGGCAAATATTGGCCGCAATTGGAGGCTGCCCCTTGGCTCATTCTCGGCCCGGTTACCGCTTTTGCCCTTACGCTCATTGCGGTTAATTTCGTCGCGGAAGGGATGAGTACAGCCGCTCAATGGAAGCCGCGAAAGAAAAGAAAAGGGATCGCTTTCTCGAGAAAAACGGATTCGGTCGTTTGAAATTGTGCGATTTCGGAAATGAAAGGAGTGGCGGCATCAACTAAAGAAGACAAGGAGCAAATGCATCGATGAACAAGTCAACTTTGTTAACGGGATTCGCAATGATAGGATTCGCTTTAATGGTCATAGGACTTGCAACCGCATTTACTGATCAGGAGCGAAACACGGGAAATCGTGAAGCTTCTGGAAATTGGGTGGCAGCATGGGCGGCAAGTGAACGCGCTCCATTGGATGAAGGCATTTCGCTTGGAGGTTTCACGAATCAAACGGTGCGAATGATCATTGATCCGCATTTCGACGGATTGCAGTTGCGGCTCCATTTATCGAACCGGTATGGTACAAAGCCGGTCACGTTTTCGGCGGTTCACGTGGCGAAACAAAAGAAGGGTGCGGCGATTCAAAAAAATACCGACCGAACGGTAACCTTCGACGGGGAAACAACCGTTACGATTCCACCTGGAAACGTGGCTGTCAGCGACGCGGTTTCGCTCCGCGTCAACTGTGATGAACCGCTCGCTGTCAGTTTGTATGTCCGCGGCGAAAGCGGCCCGGTCACGTGGCATCCGCATTCTTTGCAAACGACTTACATTACTCCTGACGGGAATCATGCATCGGATGCTGCGGCTTCCGCGTTTACGAAAAAGCATGTCGATTGGTATTGGTTGAATGAAATCGACGTCGTTCCTGAAGGAAAGGTGAAAGGGGCAATTGCCGTCATCGGAGACTCGATCACGAACGGCAACCATTCCACGATCAACGCCAACCGGCGTTGGCCGGATGATTTGGCGAGACGGTTTCACCGGCAAAGGCCGGGAACGTGGTCGGTCATTAATCAAGGCATATCCGCCAACCGGATTTTCGAAAGTTCGCCCGGGATCGGATTGAGCGCCTTCGATCGCCTCGAAAGGGACGTCTTTCAACCGGCCGGTGTCAAAGCACTCATTTTTTCGGAAGGATTGAACGATATTCGCCATCATCCCGACGAAGTGGACGCTGAACAAATGATTTCCGCAATGAAAGTAATCATCGAAGAGGCGCA harbors:
- a CDS encoding SGNH/GDSL hydrolase family protein, translated to MNKSTLLTGFAMIGFALMVIGLATAFTDQERNTGNREASGNWVAAWAASERAPLDEGISLGGFTNQTVRMIIDPHFDGLQLRLHLSNRYGTKPVTFSAVHVAKQKKGAAIQKNTDRTVTFDGETTVTIPPGNVAVSDAVSLRVNCDEPLAVSLYVRGESGPVTWHPHSLQTTYITPDGNHASDAAASAFTKKHVDWYWLNEIDVVPEGKVKGAIAVIGDSITNGNHSTINANRRWPDDLARRFHRQRPGTWSVINQGISANRIFESSPGIGLSAFDRLERDVFQPAGVKALIFSEGLNDIRHHPDEVDAEQMISAMKVIIEEAHEHGVAVYGATLTPFKGSNRYTEQGEKTREAVNQWIRTSGAFDGVIDFDKALRDPRHPKRLLPEYDHGDHFHPNDLGYQLMANVVDLSMFN
- a CDS encoding ABC transporter permease subunit; amino-acid sequence: MGYFQSLIQTRMFVLGMLFLLVLVAVSIGFGPLADADSSVRSLDVQQSDSMDKPPFPPSAAYPLGSNRFGQQMLWILIDGAKYTIGMAVAISLAAMVLAVGCGFAMNALPKWISMPLAESFEAFHFVPLALFVYWLVAPVLKLFNWSYGAEVEFFFPICVLIGLSVPILAVYVYRETREIARREYIVNAKVLGPSRFHIYRKHVLPLFMPKLLVIFSQQVGRVLLVFAQLGLLNVFIGGGTEKVVGHELVKNEQGIMEEVEILSMFSNSHEWAGLIGKYWPQLEAAPWLILGPVTAFALTLIAVNFVAEGMSTAAQWKPRKKRKGIAFSRKTDSVV